A single genomic interval of Nonomuraea rubra harbors:
- a CDS encoding acyltransferase family protein produces the protein MKTDPRTVAPPRLWFADNLRIALTSLVVLHHVAVMYSGLPLWYYTEPPTSAAAGAVLAIFLVVNQAWFMGAFFLLSGYFTPGSYDRKGPAAFLRDRLVRLGIPLIVFYFVLSPLLHAGSPPEPYLDAIGSGPLWFVLALLVFDACYTAFRLATARRPRPRERAARPPALPMVIAFVAALALGTYALRIVLPAGTWVPIVDFPTSSYLPQYAAFFAAGAVAYRRGWFHTVTPRAGWAGFGLAAGASVVFLPLALAGGLEAWMGRGTLSSLFFALWDSSFAVGAVLALLAFFRSRLDGQGPLGRYLSAHAFTVYVIHAFVVTAAGLALGAVAWPTPAKFALVAAVTLPACFALAGPIRRLPGVRRVL, from the coding sequence ATGAAAACCGATCCCCGCACCGTGGCGCCGCCGCGGCTGTGGTTCGCCGACAACCTGCGGATCGCGCTGACCTCGCTGGTGGTCCTGCACCACGTCGCCGTCATGTACTCGGGGTTGCCGCTGTGGTACTACACCGAGCCGCCGACCAGCGCGGCGGCCGGGGCCGTCCTGGCGATCTTCCTGGTGGTGAACCAGGCCTGGTTCATGGGCGCGTTCTTCCTGCTGTCCGGCTACTTCACGCCCGGCTCCTACGACCGCAAGGGGCCCGCCGCGTTCCTGCGCGACCGGCTGGTCCGCCTGGGGATCCCGCTGATCGTGTTCTACTTCGTGCTCAGCCCGCTGCTGCACGCCGGCTCGCCGCCGGAGCCCTACCTCGACGCGATCGGCTCGGGGCCGCTGTGGTTCGTGCTCGCGCTGCTCGTCTTCGACGCCTGCTACACCGCCTTCCGCCTCGCCACCGCCCGGCGGCCGCGGCCGCGCGAGCGGGCCGCCCGGCCGCCCGCCCTGCCCATGGTGATCGCCTTCGTGGCGGCGCTGGCCCTGGGGACGTACGCGCTGCGGATCGTGCTCCCGGCGGGTACCTGGGTGCCGATCGTCGACTTCCCGACCAGCTCCTACCTGCCGCAGTACGCCGCCTTCTTCGCCGCGGGCGCGGTGGCGTACCGGCGCGGCTGGTTCCACACCGTGACCCCGCGCGCGGGGTGGGCCGGTTTCGGCCTGGCCGCCGGGGCCAGCGTGGTGTTCCTGCCGCTCGCGCTGGCCGGCGGGCTGGAGGCGTGGATGGGGCGCGGCACGCTGAGCTCCCTGTTCTTCGCGCTGTGGGACTCCTCGTTCGCGGTCGGCGCCGTGCTCGCGCTGCTGGCCTTCTTCCGTAGCAGGCTGGACGGCCAGGGGCCGCTGGGCCGCTACCTGTCGGCCCACGCGTTCACCGTGTACGTGATCCACGCGTTCGTGGTGACGGCGGCCGGTCTCGCCCTCGGCGCGGTGGCGTGGCCGACGCCGGCGAAGTTCGCGCTCGTGGCCGCCGTGACGCTGCCGGCCTGCTTCGCCTTGGCGGGCCCGATCCGCCGGCTGCCCGGCGTCCGCCGCGTCCTCTGA
- a CDS encoding acyl-CoA dehydrogenase family protein, with product MTGTPQLHRAGPALLQRARDLRPLIEREAGPAEAQGRLTTAVVDALHEAGVCGMWVPEPLGGAELSPMELLAVIEQLSYADASTGWVAMITTLENGAAGAYLGDEAVEHLFKGPRMPLFAGQGTRPGTAARVPGGFRLTGRWSFGSGMLHAQYTHSLAIVEDTGEPRMFVTPVEDITMLGNWDVLGLRATGSIDYAIDDVFVPESYTHPFALDEPRRGGAMYRLGLLDQALLCHSGWALGVGRRLLDELITHVAARAGRPGQLAGSDAFHTGFARAEASYRAAAALVHRTWDDTERVLESGARLDVRQETLLRLALNHITSTVADVARFVYASGGTTALREGPIQRLFRDVHAGTAHITSGPAALAECGRELAGHP from the coding sequence ATGACCGGCACTCCGCAACTCCACCGCGCGGGCCCCGCCCTGCTCCAGCGGGCCCGCGACCTGCGTCCCCTGATCGAGCGCGAGGCCGGCCCGGCCGAGGCGCAGGGCAGGCTCACCACCGCGGTCGTGGACGCCCTGCACGAGGCGGGCGTCTGCGGCATGTGGGTGCCCGAGCCGCTCGGCGGCGCCGAGCTGTCGCCGATGGAGTTACTCGCCGTCATCGAGCAGCTCTCCTACGCCGACGCCTCCACCGGCTGGGTCGCGATGATCACCACCCTCGAGAACGGCGCGGCCGGCGCCTACCTCGGCGACGAGGCCGTCGAGCACCTCTTCAAGGGCCCCCGGATGCCGCTGTTCGCCGGCCAGGGCACCCGCCCGGGCACCGCCGCGCGCGTGCCCGGCGGCTTCCGGCTGACCGGCCGGTGGAGCTTCGGCTCCGGCATGCTGCACGCCCAGTACACCCACAGCCTGGCCATCGTCGAGGACACCGGCGAGCCGCGGATGTTCGTCACCCCCGTCGAGGACATCACCATGCTCGGCAACTGGGACGTGCTGGGCCTGCGCGCCACGGGCAGCATCGACTACGCCATCGACGACGTGTTCGTGCCCGAGTCGTACACCCATCCCTTCGCCCTGGACGAGCCGCGGCGCGGCGGCGCGATGTACCGGCTCGGCCTGCTCGACCAGGCCCTGCTCTGCCACTCCGGCTGGGCGCTCGGCGTCGGCCGCCGCCTGCTCGACGAGCTGATCACGCACGTGGCGGCGCGGGCCGGACGGCCGGGGCAGCTCGCCGGCAGCGACGCCTTCCACACCGGCTTCGCCCGCGCCGAGGCGAGCTACCGCGCGGCCGCCGCGCTGGTGCACCGGACCTGGGACGACACCGAACGCGTCCTGGAGTCCGGCGCCCGGCTCGACGTGCGCCAGGAGACCCTGCTGCGGCTCGCGCTCAACCACATCACCTCCACCGTCGCCGACGTGGCCCGGTTCGTCTACGCCTCGGGCGGCACCACGGCGCTGCGCGAGGGGCCGATCCAGCGGCTGTTCAGGGACGTGCACGCCGGCACCGCGCACATCACCTCGGGCCCGGCGGCGCTCGCCGAGTGCGGCCGCGAGCTGGCCGGCCACCCCTGA
- a CDS encoding LLM class flavin-dependent oxidoreductase, with amino-acid sequence MVRYAIGLPNVGEFGDPALLTELAVAAEEHGWDGVYLWDHLLYHDPAWPVANPTVTLSAIAARTHRIRLGILMTALPRRRVQTVAKETATLDRLSAGRLVFGAGLGSMDTEYTDFGEDPDLKTRAAKLDHGLYDLTHLWQRLLPPPVQRPRIPIWCPGRWPTRAGFRRAARWDGAMPTFHQYGQDRPVPPSEFAQVVDYLAEQRGTLDGYDIALEGRAADGLIDAYTRAGMTWWIEAMGWWRGGVRDARATITAGPPR; translated from the coding sequence ATGGTGCGCTACGCGATCGGCCTGCCCAACGTCGGCGAGTTCGGAGACCCTGCCCTTCTCACCGAACTCGCCGTCGCAGCCGAAGAACACGGCTGGGACGGCGTCTACCTCTGGGACCACCTCCTCTACCACGACCCCGCCTGGCCCGTCGCCAACCCCACCGTCACCCTGTCGGCCATCGCCGCCCGCACCCACCGCATCCGCCTCGGCATCCTCATGACGGCACTCCCCCGGCGCCGCGTCCAGACCGTCGCCAAGGAAACCGCCACCCTCGACAGGCTCTCCGCAGGACGCCTCGTCTTCGGCGCCGGCCTCGGCTCCATGGACACCGAGTACACCGACTTCGGCGAAGACCCCGACCTCAAGACCCGCGCCGCCAAACTCGACCACGGCCTGTACGACCTCACCCACCTCTGGCAGCGGCTCCTGCCACCCCCCGTCCAGCGACCCCGCATCCCCATCTGGTGCCCGGGACGCTGGCCCACCCGCGCCGGCTTCCGCCGCGCCGCCCGATGGGACGGCGCCATGCCCACCTTCCACCAGTACGGCCAGGACCGCCCCGTCCCCCCGTCAGAGTTCGCCCAGGTCGTCGACTACCTCGCCGAACAACGCGGCACCCTCGACGGCTACGACATCGCCCTCGAAGGCCGCGCCGCCGACGGCCTCATCGACGCCTACACCCGAGCCGGCATGACCTGGTGGATCGAGGCCATGGGCTGGTGGCGCGGCGGCGTACGCGACGCCCGCGCCACCATCACCGCCGGCCCGCCCCGCTGA